The genome window CCTAGGTGGAAAAATataaaactgaccttagatcagtgtctgaGGGCAACATCTGGACATACTACATCTGCTCAGGCAGTCAGCCTGAACAACACAGGTGTGAATGGTCACGTGTCATAACATTACGCAGGTTTTTTCTTCCCACCTGTTATGTAAGGAAGGGGTGTGGTACCCTACCTTTTCCGTTTACTTCAACGTCGCACAGACAAAAGGAATACACAAACCCGTGTATCAGCATTCAACACTCTTCATACATCGCAGATAGATCAATGTTGGAAAGTTTTGTGGAAGATAACATGAGTTTTCAGCCACATTGGTTGAAACTTATATTTTTATTGGCCTGCGtcgatctctgtctgtctcagaaaAATGGTAAGAGAAAGCCttttccctctatttctctcgtTATTTGTTTTTTCCGCAATCAGATACACGTTATGATATTCTTTATTGCCTTGGACAATTTATTGTGTCGGATTCCCTCGATCTGATTCCTTTGAATGCAGAGTTTGTGAAATACCCCTAGATGTGATGATATTTCCAATGTCGGTGTGGTTATAACCCTCAAGACTTCAATGAGTGATGTCATCATCCCACATGGCAATGGGCTTGTTCAACATTTGAGCGACAGTGCAGGCGACTGCTTACTGACTTATCTACAAATTACCTTgcattttttttcacctttatttaaccaggtaggccagttgagaacaagttctcattctgTTCTGGccaaataaagcaaagcagtgtgacacaaacaacacagagttaaacatggaatgaacaaacgtacagtcaataacacaatagaaaagtctatatacagtgtgtgcaaatgaagtaagattagggaggtaaggcaataaataggccgtagtggcgaaataattacaatttagcaattaaacactggagtgatagatgtgcagaagatgaatgtgcaagtagagatactggggtgcaaaggagcaaaaaataaataacaatatggggatgaggtagttgggtgggctatttacaggtgcagtgatctgtaagctgctctgacagctgatgcttaaagttagtgagggagatataagtctccagcttcagtgatttttgcaattcgttccagtcattggcagcagagaactggaaggaaaggcggccaaagaggaattggctttgggggtgaccagtgaaatatacctgcggagcgcgtgctacaggtggttgttgctatggtgaccagtgagctgagatgaggcggagctttacctagcaaagacttatagatgacctggagccagtggatttggcgacgaatatgaagcgagggccagccaacgagagcatacaggtcgcagtggtgtgtagtatattgggctttagtgacaaaacagatggcattgtgatagactgcatccaatttgctgagtagagtgttggaggctattttgtacattacatcaccgaagtcaaagatcggtaggatagtcagttttacgagggtatgtttggcagcatgagtgaaggatgctttgttgtgaaataggaagccgattctagatgtaattttggattggagatgcttaatgtgagtctggaaggagagtttacagtctaaccagacagacATCATCAATAACGACTCATTTATTAGTTGTAGATCAGTTAGTCAGTCACATTTTACCCATGATACATCACGGTTTTGATGCTCGAACACGGCCACAGACACACATTTTCTCAGTCGAGGTTTTTGATAGGGTGCCTCTTTATACACTAGAATCCCTCTTTatacactacatcaccaaaagtatgtggacacctgctcatcgaacatcttattccaaaataatggcattaatatggagttggtccccctgaactcatctgggaaggctttccactcgatgttggaacattgctctggggacttgcttccattcagccacaagcattagtgaggtcgggcactgatgttgggcgattaggcctggctcgcagtcggcgtcccaaattcatcccaaaggtcttcgatgggggttgaggtcagggctctgtgcggggcagtcaagttcttccacagcgatctcgacaaactatttctatggaccttgctttgtgcacgggggaaatgtcatactgaaacaggaatgcgccttccacaaacttgaatgttggaagcatagaatggtctagaatgtcattgaatgctgtagcgttaagatttctcttcactggaactaaggggcctagcccaaaccatgaaaaacagccccagaccgaaTATTCGTTGGCAATATGCAttgggggcaggtagcgttctcctggcacccgccaaatccagattcatctttcggactgccagatggtgaagcgtgattcatcacgccaGAGAACGCGTTGCAACTGCTCTAGTCCAATGGTGGCGTGCTTTAcgacactccagccgacgcttggcattgcacatggtgatcttaggcttgtgcgcggctgctcggccatggaaacccacttcatgaagctcccgacaaacagttattgtgctgatgttgcttccagaggcagtttggaactcagtagtgagtgttgctacCGAGGAAGGATGATTTTGCTTCGTGACTCGGCagccccattctgtgagcttgtgtgcccTACCACTTCACGGATGAGCCGTTGTTGgttctagacgtttccacttcacaataacagcacatagagttgaccggggcagctctaacaggccagaaatttgacaaattgacttgttggaaaggtggcatcctatgaccgtaccagattgaaagtcactgagctctgcagtaaggccattctgctggcaatgtttgtctatggagattgcatggctgtgtgcttgattttatacacctgtcagcaactggtgtggctgaaatggccgaatccactaatttgaaggggtgtccatacctTTTTATATATAGGATACTTCTACTGGTCCATTTTTAAGCTAGGACTCTGGTACACAGTGATAGCGGGGTCGAATCCAGTACAGCAGGTAGCAATAATGCACCATATCGTTGGACGCCAACTTCCaataaaccccacagaagaagaGACGGAGGCAACAACAGTTTCTAGCTAGCTAGGACAATGGTAGATACTGTCATCTGCCCCAGGCTGTCAGGCACTGTTTTCCAGCAGTTCTGTTAACAAGGGTGAGAGCAGGTGTTTAGGAACCTGGGTGCTAGCTAGTTAGTAAGCTAGGACTCGGTACACAGCAGGCGGGAGAGATCGCTAGCTAGCacaccggtagacagtgtccttcacCCCTGCCTGTCGGGCACTGCTTTCCCGCAGTTCTGTTAACAACGGCGAGGGTAGATGTTCGGCAGGCGGGAGCGAAGGACTctgtgagctagctagctaggaagaCTCCGGCACAAAGCAGACTGGGAGTGAcaccggtagctagctagctaggacactGGTTGATCGTGTCAATCGCCCCCGAAAAACTCAGATGAAggaatgcccacatgcaggaacaCCATCATATACACTATTGAGATTTTTTACTGAAAATGACCACTTtaaggggtatactacaaagcaggatcaatgagttagccagctaactttgataacCAGAAATAACTTTTTCTGGTTCATAAAGAAAGCTACACTTAAATACAgtatgtgtttttggttgttgagtTAAGTAGACATTGCCCATTAAGCTTCTCCTTGTTCCTACTTTTTGTTTACCCCTCTGGCGTCTTATTAGTTGATTTCCAATAAATGTTTACTTTTGATATAGTTTACATATGAACAATAAAAAAGTAATAATTGAGGCATCTACCTGACAGTGACGTAAATAAGTCACAAATGTCTATTGTATTCAAATGGCATACATTCTAACCTCATTGTTGGAAGTTCCTTAAACAGCCCTGTTTATAATCCCCTTGTTTCTCGCCTCTTTCTCAGAGCGTTTTAATGCTGTCGTTGACGACCGAGGATTCTCAGGGAACGAGACAATGGAGGGGGTGGGGGTCTCCCTGACGGCCCTCATGGTTCTGGACAGTCATCTGACCACTGTGTTCCTCCCCATTGTCTACATAGTGGTGTTTGCTGTGGGGCTGCCCACCAACGCCATGGCCATCTGGGTCTTCCTGTTCAGGACCAAGAAGAAGCACCCTGCCGCCATCTACATGGCCAACTTGGCTCTGTCTGACCTGCTCTTTGTCATCTGGACGCCTCTGAAGATCGCCTACCACTTCAACGGTAACGACTGGATCTATGGAGAGAGGCTGTGTAAAGTCCTGGTGGGCTTTTTCTATGGGAACATGTACTGCTCCATCCTCTTCATCACCTGTATCAGTGTCCAGCGCTACTGGGCCATCGTTTACCCCCTCTCCCAGGATTGTAGGAACAACCATGTAGCCATCGGTGTCTCGGTCGCAGTCTGGGTGGGGGTCTGGCTGCTGaccacccctctctacctctacgaCCAGACAGTCAAGGTGACCAACCTCAACATCACCACCTGCCACGACGTCATCCGGCCCAGCCAGAATAGCATGGCCGTCGGCTACTTCCTGACCATGGGAACCCTGGGATTTGTCGTTCCCACTGTAGTGTGCGTGGTGGCCTACGTTCTGATGCTCAAGTCCCTGAGGAACTCCATGACGGACGCCAGCGTCACCAAGAATCGGCGCAAGGCTGTGGTGCTCATCATTACTGTGCTGGTCATGTTCCTGGTCTGTTTCACCCCCAGTAACATCATGCTGCTGGTGCACTACTCCCTCCTGCTGGCCGGAGTAGTGAACGATGGCTACGGCTTCTACATCACCACCCTGTGTCTGGCCAGCCTCAACAGCTGTGTGGATCCATTCATCTACTACTTCATCTCAGAGGAGTTCAGGGAGCACGTGAAGAACACGCTGAGGTGCCGCAGTGAGAGGACAGTGGCGAGGATGAGTGTCTCGTTCAGCGCTCTTAAGAAAAAAACCACCTCCACATCAGACTCAGGGAACACACAGAGCAGCTACGTTAAGGAGGGCTCTCATGTGGAAGTTGGCTGTACTGACGTTTTTAAAGAACTGGACGGGTGAAAGGGAATAGCTGGTGACCATCTGCCATGTTGCTTTCACCTGACTTGTTTCATCATTATTAATGGAAAAGGTGCAATTTTAAACTGAGATGCAACCCCAGGCTACTTCATATTATGTGCTGGTTATATTGGCTTGTCTTCTCTCATACATGATATTTACATGGAGATTTTGGGGGTTTTATTTAGAGGGAAAAGTTAGTAAGAGTGATGAGGCAAATTGTTTTTATTCTGCGTTACTGATCCATCCTCCACGTTTAGACAATCCGATGTCCATTAAGTTTGTTCCAGCGCGGAGCTCTCCGAAACTGTCAACTTAGTTCTCAGTTCCCTGCACTGACCCTTCACTTTAAGTGAGCCATTCACCTACAGtacctagtgaaagtctacacaccccttgcacagttATGGCATTTTCTACACCACCTGCTTGACAttttcaaagtggaagaaaaagtattgaaaatgtttgaaaaaaataaacaagATGTCTTGTTTGTATTCACACCTCATAGTTAACACTTaatggaagcacctttggcagcaattacagctgaaaGTTATTTTGAATAATGTTCTACCTAGTCTTAGCGTAACAttatatccattgtttttgtcaattGCTCAAACTCAGTGcatttggttgggaatcattgatgaAGGCAAACATAGTCtttgattttcaagcagatttaagtcaggatGGAAGCTGAACCCCTCTGAaacactcaacacctcttggaaTGCCATTATGGTGTGTCTTGTTATTCAGATTTCTGTAATTGTCCCACTGAAAAACAAACCTATCCCAGGGTTAGGTATTCAGAAGACTGAGGCAGATTTTCCTCtacatagtgcattcggaaagtatttagaccccttgactttttccacattttgttatgttacagccttattctaaaattgattaaatcgtttttttccacctcatcaatctacacacaataccccataatgacaaagcaaaaacaggtttttagacattttttgcaacaacaaaaaaaagatatatcaaatttacataagaattcagaccctttactcagtactttgttgaaatctttttgggtatgacgctacaagcttggtacacctgtattttgggagtttctcccattcttctctgcagatcctctcaagctctgtcaggtttgatggggagcgtccattcaaggacattcagagacttgtcccgaagccactcctgcattgttttggctgtgtgcttagggttgttgtcctgttggaaggtgaaccatcgccccagtctgaggtcctgagtgctctggagcaggttttcgtcaaggatcgctctgtactttgctccgttcatctttccctcgatactgactagtctcccacagcatggtgcagccaccaccatgcttcaccgtagggatggtgccagttttcctccagacgtgatgcttggcattgaggccaaagagtttaatcttggtttcatcagagcagagaatgttgtttctcttggtctgtgagtcctttaggggccttttggcaaactccaagcgggctatcatgtgccttttactgaggagtggcttccgtctggccactctaccataaaggcctgattggtggagtgctgcaattgaattctagaaggttctcccatctccacagaggaactctggagttctgtcagagtgaccatcgggttcttgatcacctccctgaccaaggcccttctccaccgactgctcagtttggccgggcggccagctctagtaaaaagtcttgttggttccaaacttcttccatttaagaatgatggaggccactgtgttcttggggaccttcaatgctgcagacatttttttggtacccttccccatttctgtgcctcgacacaatcctgtctcagagctctatggacaattttttttcgacctcatggcttggtttttgctctgacatgcactgtcaactgtggaacctttttatatagacaggtgtgtaactttccaaatcatgtccaatcaattgaatttactacaggtggactccaaacaagttgtagaaacatctcaaagatgatcaatggaaacagaatgtacttgagctcaattttaagtctcatagcaaaaggtctgtttgttttttttataaatttgaaaacattttattgctttgtcattatggggtattgtgtgtagattgagtatttttttatttaatcaattttagataaccaaatgtggaaaaagggaaggggtctaaatactttccgaatgcactgtatttacctgggctttgctcctttcattTTTCTTTTGATCTTGACAGACTCCTCAGTATCtgccggtgacaagcatacccataacatgatgttgccaccacattACTTGAAAATACAGAGGGTTGGTAGAATCTTAAAATTATTTTCAGCTGTACTTGTGAAGACCTGCACAATCAAGACATCTtcatattacatttatttttacatttcctATACGTTGAAAATGTGGAGCAGGTTGTGTAAATCGGTAGGGAAAAAAACTAGAATATAATCCCTTTTTCTTTTTAAATTTTAAGGCAGAACCTTTTGAAAACTGTTCAAGggatgtgtagactttcactaagCATTGTAAACCATGAATGTATGATATTTCTATCACCTATGCGTATGCTCGTGAAGCTCATctgataaataaaatgtaaatattgtACATATTACATTTGTCTATAACagattgtgtgtaatgttttatttttcaATAGAATTACATAAAACAAAAATGATTTGGCTTTGTCAGCCGAGTGGCATTTAGCAATGGTTCCCTTTCTGTTGTTGAGTGTGAgaaccccagcagcgttgcagttcttgacacacaaaccagtgtgcctggcacgtaccaccataccccgttcaaaggcactcaaATCCTTTGTCTTGccgattcaccctctgaatggcacacatacacaatccatgtctcaattgtcccaaggcttaaaaatcatactttaacctgtctcctccccttcatctacactgatttaagtggatttaacaggtgacatcaataagggatcatactgTAGCTTTCACCTATATTCACCTGGTAAGTCTAtgacatggaaagagcaggtgtttctactgttttgtacactgtgtatgtATATTGTACATTTCCCTTGTTTCAGACCATGCAAGAAGCTGCTGGTCTGATTGACATGGACCAAAGCTGTTTCTGACCTGCACCCAACTACCAAGAAGATACATTTAGGGTAAGAGAAAAATAAACTGCAATGGATCATTTTCTTTTCTTTCTATTACGTCTTAAATCTTTATCTTAAATATATTTCCGTTGAAGTTGGTTTATTGAAGCAGGTTTAAAGTCTC of Salmo salar chromosome ssa01, Ssal_v3.1, whole genome shotgun sequence contains these proteins:
- the LOC106568234 gene encoding proteinase-activated receptor 2-like, giving the protein MLESFVEDNMSFQPHWLKLIFLLACVDLCLSQKNERFNAVVDDRGFSGNETMEGVGVSLTALMVLDSHLTTVFLPIVYIVVFAVGLPTNAMAIWVFLFRTKKKHPAAIYMANLALSDLLFVIWTPLKIAYHFNGNDWIYGERLCKVLVGFFYGNMYCSILFITCISVQRYWAIVYPLSQDCRNNHVAIGVSVAVWVGVWLLTTPLYLYDQTVKVTNLNITTCHDVIRPSQNSMAVGYFLTMGTLGFVVPTVVCVVAYVLMLKSLRNSMTDASVTKNRRKAVVLIITVLVMFLVCFTPSNIMLLVHYSLLLAGVVNDGYGFYITTLCLASLNSCVDPFIYYFISEEFREHVKNTLRCRSERTVARMSVSFSALKKKTTSTSDSGNTQSSYVKEGSHVEVGCTDVFKELDG